Proteins from a single region of Salvelinus fontinalis isolate EN_2023a chromosome 15, ASM2944872v1, whole genome shotgun sequence:
- the LOC129812113 gene encoding B2 bradykinin receptor-like translates to MVSNWSVDPLMECNHTAAWDWVYSIQPVYMSVICLLGMVGNTFVLWVFCFQKRHSTVADIYLGNLAAADLLMVSCLPFWVVAVIQEFHWPFGELMCQLVNIVIGMNYYCSVLFLTLVSVDRYLVLARPLSSQGRGRKPAWASGICLVVWVVGALLSLPALLFRSVQFFPHLGVEACYMAYPHDGWRLRYNLTVNIVGFLVPIPIVSFCSYHIISVLRDNQASRGRSTTAAGTERKAAQLVLIVLAIFILCWLPYQVVIFLDTLYHYEVISGCGWMDVLEISTQLATYLGYSNSSLNPFLYVIVGKHFKQRARGVCRQMMCCGKGRKSYHTVNLNSTIKYTDSTKV, encoded by the coding sequence ATGGTCTCAAACTGGTCGGTGGACCCTTTAATGGAGTGTAACCACACAGCAGCCTGGGATTGGGTGTACTCCATCCAGCCAGTTTACATGTCCGTCATCTGCCTGCTGGGAATGGTGGGCAACACCTTCGTGCTGTGGGTGTTCTGCTTCCAGAAGAGACACAGCACAGTGGCAGACATCTACCTGGGGAACCTGGCTGCTGCAGACCTCCTCATGGTGTCCTGCCTGCCCTTCTGGGTGGTGGCGGTCATACAGGAGTTCCACTGGCCATTTGGTGAGCTTATGTGTCAGCTGGTGAACATTGTCATTGGGATGAACTACTACTGCAGCGTCCTGTTCCTTACGCTGGTGAGTGTGGACAGGTACCTGGTGCTGGCCCGTCCCCTGTCGTCCCAGGGCAGGGGAAGAAAACCAGCCTGGGCCAGCGGGATCTGCCTGGTTGTCTGGGTGGTGGGCGCTCTTCTCAGCCTCCCAGCCCTGCTCTTCCGATCCGTCCAGTTCTTCCCCCACCTGGGGGTGGAGGCGTGCTACATGGCATACCCCCACGACGGCTGGAGGCTGCGCTACAACCTGACCGTCAACATAGTGGGCTTTCTGGTTCCTATACCCATTGTGTCCTTCTGCAGCTACCACATCATCAGTGTCCTACGGGACAACCAGGCGAGCAGGGGGAGGAGCACAACGGCGGCAGGCACGGAGAGGAAGGCTGCCCAGCTGGTGCTTATCGTCCTGGCCATCTTCATCCTCTGCTGGCTGCCCTACCAGGTGGTCATCTTCCTGGATACCCTGTATCACTATGAGGTCATCTCTGGCTGTGGCTGGATGGATGTATTAGAAATCAGCACTCAACTGGCTACCTACCTGGGCTACAGCAACAGCTCACTGAACCCTTTTCTGTATGTGATTGTGGGGAAGCACTTTAAGCAGAGGGCAAGAGGGGTATGTAGACAGATGATGTGCTGTGGAAAGGGAAGGAAGTCCTATCATACTGTCAATCTCAACTCCACCATTAAGTACACAGACTCCACTAAGGTATGA